The Achromobacter pestifer genome includes a region encoding these proteins:
- a CDS encoding DUF523 domain-containing protein, with the protein MQYVLVSSCLLGNPVRYDGRGASHDNAVLARWRDEGRVVAVCPEMAGGMPVPRPPAEIEPDADAAAVLAGRARVMAVSGEDVTTPFVHGAQAALAAARQHAIGIAVLKEGSPSCGSGYVYDGHFAGRKQPGVGVTAELLARAGLRVFSEKQWDEAQACLAGLEAADGR; encoded by the coding sequence ATGCAATACGTTCTGGTCAGTTCCTGCCTGCTGGGCAACCCCGTGCGCTACGACGGACGCGGCGCGTCCCATGACAACGCCGTGCTTGCGCGTTGGCGGGACGAAGGCCGGGTGGTGGCCGTCTGTCCGGAAATGGCGGGCGGCATGCCGGTTCCGCGCCCGCCCGCCGAGATCGAGCCGGATGCGGACGCGGCGGCGGTGCTGGCCGGCCGCGCCCGCGTGATGGCGGTGTCGGGCGAGGACGTGACGACCCCCTTCGTGCACGGCGCGCAGGCGGCCTTGGCGGCTGCGCGCCAGCACGCCATCGGCATCGCGGTACTGAAGGAGGGCAGCCCTTCCTGTGGCAGCGGCTACGTGTACGACGGCCATTTCGCCGGACGCAAGCAGCCCGGCGTGGGCGTGACGGCCGAACTGCTGGCCCGGGCGGGCCTGCGCGTCTTCAGTGAAAAGCAATGGGATGAGGCCCAGGCCTGTCTGGCCGGCCTGGAGGCGGCCGATGGGCGCTGA
- a CDS encoding NYN domain-containing protein, whose protein sequence is MNTPNENVSMALFCDFENVALGVRDTKYQKFDIRPVLERLLLKGSIVVKKAYCDWERYKEFKAPMHEANFELIEIPHVRQSGKNSADIRLVVDALDFCYTKSHVNTFVIISGDSDFSPLVSKLRENNKKVIGVGVKQSTSDLLIANCDEFIFYDDLAREGQRAADARRDNRGGGTASQQRRTPDEERRRKEELEARKTQAVEMVAETFEALMAERGDSGKIWASALKDALKRRRPDFNESYYGFRAFGNLLDEAQSRGLLEVGREENAGTYVYRDSADGAPAANRAAADGGSRSAPARQPAATADTGDAPAVTAQEEPRSRSGRKSRGGRKSGGEGKGASQVAEQGASSENAATPSEASSVTIATELSDAPAEAPGKAPAATAAAAQLPAAMQATAQADAAKHAAEQAEAARLDAMRADALARAQAPKPVQPSRLPPMPKPLPQARQPLPAVDIAEWTFAEPAVASRGQPASKTPAKMPDPFEGGVARSADRDEPKASKPVADKAEADKPAAKRAATRSRTAAKKTAVKTASADPVPAEPAAAAAAPAKPARKAASKAAPRARRAGKTAEES, encoded by the coding sequence ATGAATACCCCCAACGAAAACGTCAGCATGGCGCTTTTCTGTGATTTCGAGAACGTGGCGCTGGGCGTGCGCGACACCAAATACCAGAAGTTCGACATCCGGCCGGTGCTGGAACGGCTGCTGCTCAAGGGCAGCATCGTGGTCAAGAAGGCCTATTGCGACTGGGAGCGGTACAAGGAATTCAAGGCCCCCATGCACGAGGCCAATTTCGAACTGATCGAAATCCCGCACGTGCGCCAGTCGGGCAAGAATTCCGCCGACATCCGTCTGGTCGTCGACGCGCTGGACTTCTGCTACACCAAGTCCCACGTCAACACCTTCGTGATCATCAGCGGCGATTCCGATTTTTCGCCCCTGGTGTCCAAGCTGCGCGAGAACAACAAGAAAGTGATCGGCGTGGGTGTGAAGCAGTCCACCTCGGACCTGCTCATCGCCAACTGCGATGAATTCATCTTCTATGACGACCTGGCGCGCGAAGGCCAGCGCGCGGCGGACGCCCGCCGCGACAACCGTGGCGGTGGCACGGCGAGCCAGCAGCGCCGCACGCCCGACGAGGAACGCCGCCGCAAGGAAGAACTGGAGGCGCGCAAGACCCAGGCCGTGGAAATGGTCGCGGAGACCTTCGAGGCGCTCATGGCCGAACGCGGCGACAGCGGCAAGATCTGGGCTTCCGCCCTGAAGGATGCCCTCAAGCGCCGCCGGCCGGATTTCAACGAGTCCTACTACGGCTTCCGTGCCTTCGGCAACCTGCTGGACGAGGCGCAGTCGCGCGGCCTGCTGGAAGTCGGGCGCGAGGAAAACGCCGGCACTTATGTGTACCGCGACAGCGCGGACGGCGCGCCGGCCGCGAATCGCGCCGCCGCCGATGGCGGATCCCGTTCTGCCCCGGCCCGTCAGCCGGCCGCCACGGCCGATACCGGCGACGCGCCGGCCGTCACGGCTCAGGAAGAACCCCGTTCCCGCTCCGGCCGCAAATCGCGTGGCGGGCGCAAGTCGGGTGGCGAGGGCAAGGGGGCCAGCCAGGTCGCGGAGCAGGGCGCAAGCAGCGAGAACGCCGCCACGCCGTCCGAAGCTTCATCCGTAACCATTGCCACCGAGTTGTCCGACGCTCCGGCCGAAGCGCCAGGCAAGGCACCGGCAGCAACGGCGGCAGCCGCGCAGTTGCCGGCTGCCATGCAGGCCACGGCGCAAGCCGACGCCGCCAAGCACGCCGCTGAACAGGCGGAAGCCGCCAGGCTGGATGCCATGCGGGCTGACGCCCTGGCTCGGGCGCAAGCGCCCAAGCCTGTCCAGCCTTCGCGCCTGCCGCCCATGCCCAAGCCCTTGCCGCAGGCGCGCCAGCCGCTACCCGCGGTGGACATCGCCGAGTGGACCTTCGCCGAACCTGCCGTAGCCAGCCGCGGCCAGCCGGCGAGCAAGACGCCTGCCAAGATGCCCGATCCGTTTGAGGGCGGCGTGGCCCGGTCTGCCGATAGGGACGAGCCCAAGGCCAGCAAGCCTGTCGCGGACAAGGCCGAGGCCGACAAGCCCGCGGCGAAGCGCGCCGCAACCCGCAGCCGCACCGCTGCCAAGAAGACCGCCGTCAAAACCGCGTCGGCCGATCCGGTGCCAGCCGAACCGGCTGCGGCTGCCGCGGCGCCCGCCAAGCCCGCCCGCAAGGCCGCGAGCAAGGCAGCCCCTCGCGCGCGCCGGGCCGGCAAGACGGCCGAGGAATCCTGA
- a CDS encoding TetR/AcrR family transcriptional regulator, translating to MITARPSSLSQDKRLTKGERTRAQLLEVAAAEFAERGFQHTRISDIVARASVTQPVFYQYFASKQAAYDELVGMFAQRLRQAIGQARPPDGLKGAELAGRIRGGVSGLLAILQEDPNLTRIGFFQAAEAEALKDELVAMIADNADAERQAGWFREDVPSNWFAQSMMGIIERFTRQGPDAARQQALAEFITDLLLDGIRKRQPQAS from the coding sequence ATGATTACGGCACGACCCTCTTCTTTATCGCAAGACAAGCGTCTCACCAAGGGTGAACGCACACGGGCTCAACTCCTGGAGGTCGCGGCGGCGGAGTTCGCGGAACGCGGATTCCAGCATACGCGGATCAGCGACATCGTCGCCCGGGCCAGCGTGACCCAACCTGTCTTCTATCAATACTTCGCCAGCAAGCAGGCGGCCTACGACGAACTGGTGGGCATGTTCGCCCAGCGCTTGCGGCAGGCCATCGGACAGGCGCGTCCACCTGACGGACTGAAAGGCGCCGAACTGGCCGGGCGCATCCGCGGCGGCGTGAGCGGCCTGCTCGCCATCCTGCAGGAAGATCCCAACCTGACCCGCATCGGCTTCTTCCAGGCCGCCGAGGCCGAGGCGCTGAAGGATGAATTGGTGGCGATGATTGCCGACAATGCGGACGCTGAACGCCAGGCCGGCTGGTTCCGCGAGGATGTGCCATCCAATTGGTTCGCCCAATCGATGATGGGCATCATCGAACGGTTCACGCGGCAGGGGCCGGACGCGGCCAGGCAGCAGGCCCTGGCGGAATTCATCACCGATCTGCTACTGGACGGGATACGCAAACGACAACCACAAGCCTCCTAG
- a CDS encoding LysR family transcriptional regulator, with protein sequence MINLNRLAMYAAVVEAGTFTAAADALGTTKAVVSFNIKQLEQELGVALLTRSTRRLALTEAGEGFYGHCARMLRAAETAVDEARSGQAALSGSLRVTASVDYGNRVVAPALAAFACAHPALRVGYRAGSAHADLIAERLDLAIRVGALEDSSYRATRIGQFKLWLVASPALLAQHGAPRTPQALAALPWLANRPGRSDRWRLTDGKGREHELRVAPVAQADTASALLAFAEAGCGVAALPEWLLEEPLARGSLQRVLPSYALPRQEVYAVYPDTRHVSAKVRRFIDFLRERLGPSGKP encoded by the coding sequence ATGATCAATCTGAATCGTCTGGCGATGTATGCGGCAGTGGTTGAAGCCGGGACGTTCACGGCGGCGGCCGATGCGCTGGGCACGACCAAGGCGGTGGTCAGCTTCAACATCAAACAGTTGGAACAGGAGCTGGGCGTGGCGCTGTTGACGCGCAGCACGCGGCGGCTGGCGCTGACCGAAGCGGGCGAGGGCTTCTACGGCCATTGCGCGCGCATGCTGCGCGCGGCCGAGACGGCGGTGGACGAGGCGCGTTCCGGCCAGGCCGCCTTGTCGGGCAGCCTGCGGGTGACGGCGTCGGTGGATTACGGCAACCGGGTGGTGGCGCCGGCGCTGGCGGCGTTTGCATGCGCGCATCCCGCCCTGCGGGTGGGCTATCGCGCCGGGTCGGCGCACGCGGACCTGATCGCCGAACGTCTGGACCTGGCCATTCGGGTGGGGGCGCTGGAAGACTCCAGCTACCGCGCCACGCGGATCGGCCAGTTCAAGCTGTGGCTGGTGGCCAGTCCGGCACTGCTGGCGCAACATGGGGCGCCGCGCACGCCGCAGGCGCTGGCGGCGCTGCCCTGGCTGGCGAATCGGCCTGGACGCAGCGACCGCTGGCGACTGACGGACGGCAAGGGGCGCGAGCATGAGTTACGGGTGGCGCCGGTGGCGCAGGCCGATACCGCCTCGGCCCTATTGGCGTTCGCGGAAGCGGGATGCGGTGTGGCCGCGCTGCCGGAATGGCTGCTGGAAGAGCCCCTGGCGCGGGGCTCGTTGCAACGCGTGCTGCCTTCGTATGCGCTGCCGCGCCAGGAGGTTTACGCGGTCTATCCCGACACGCGCCACGTCAGCGCCAAGGTCCGGCGCTTCATCGATTT
- a CDS encoding AraC family transcriptional regulator, whose product MALPAPNPPLLDPGLARARGGPRLIAVRSQDGALRHTAMHQHARGQLLGAYQGLLTVYAGEHQWVVASRQAVWIPPDLPHGLYSHGPYAGYSAYLSPAACAGLPAAPCVLHASDLLLAAVSRAASWDGDTKDPARSRLIEVIRDEIRTLPHAGQALLLPRDPRLQRLALALSDQPSDMRTQEEWAAEIGMSPRTLARRYLAETGLTLGAWRQRARLMRAREMLAEGAAVTTVALELGYDNVSAFIAMFKRELGATPGRYGGPGA is encoded by the coding sequence ATGGCGCTGCCTGCTCCCAACCCGCCCTTGCTCGACCCCGGACTCGCCCGCGCCCGCGGCGGCCCCAGGCTGATCGCCGTGCGCAGCCAGGACGGCGCGCTGCGCCATACCGCCATGCACCAGCACGCGCGCGGGCAACTATTGGGCGCCTATCAAGGTTTGCTGACGGTCTATGCGGGAGAGCATCAATGGGTGGTGGCATCCCGCCAGGCGGTCTGGATCCCCCCCGACCTGCCGCACGGGCTGTACTCGCACGGTCCCTATGCCGGCTATAGCGCGTACTTGAGCCCGGCGGCTTGCGCGGGGCTGCCTGCGGCGCCCTGCGTGCTGCATGCCTCGGATCTGCTGCTGGCCGCCGTGAGCCGTGCCGCGTCCTGGGACGGCGACACGAAAGACCCGGCCCGCAGCCGTCTGATTGAAGTGATCCGCGATGAAATCCGGACCTTGCCGCATGCCGGCCAGGCGCTGCTCCTGCCGCGCGATCCGCGGCTGCAACGGTTGGCGCTTGCGCTGTCGGACCAACCCTCCGATATGCGGACGCAGGAAGAATGGGCTGCCGAGATCGGCATGTCGCCGCGCACCCTGGCGCGCCGCTACCTGGCGGAAACCGGCCTGACCCTGGGGGCATGGCGGCAGCGCGCCCGGCTGATGCGGGCGCGGGAAATGCTGGCGGAGGGCGCCGCCGTGACCACGGTGGCCTTGGAATTGGGTTACGACAACGTCAGCGCCTTCATTGCCATGTTCAAGCGCGAACTGGGCGCGACGCCGGGCCGCTACGGCGGCCCGGGCGCTTGA
- a CDS encoding tripartite tricarboxylate transporter substrate binding protein yields MLNLKRIAGLCAIGAACAFSAAAHAQADAKAQAMTIVVPYGAGGIVDNTARAFAQKLAAELGRPVVVENRGGAGGMIGMNTVARAHDENTLAFTAVSPVTLSPHVMKTLYDPLKDLAPVASVMYSPVYLVGGPKFTGKTFQDMLAQAKADPGGLSLATAGVGSLGHLMLEQINGQADVRITHVPYKGMAQMVPDALGGQFTLMLVNASGPVNTLIDEGKLTLLAVGSPARLLGRPGTPTLAELGYPMANMTSTFGFFAPASTSPEFRQRMNGLINRIAAMPDISKPLTDALNIMSPGTVEQFTALVQKEYAANGQIVKQANIRSE; encoded by the coding sequence ATGTTGAATCTCAAGCGGATCGCGGGGCTGTGCGCCATCGGCGCGGCCTGCGCGTTCTCGGCCGCCGCGCACGCCCAGGCCGACGCCAAGGCACAGGCCATGACCATCGTCGTGCCCTATGGCGCGGGTGGCATCGTCGACAACACCGCGCGCGCCTTCGCGCAGAAGCTGGCGGCGGAACTGGGCCGGCCCGTGGTGGTGGAGAACCGCGGCGGCGCGGGCGGCATGATAGGCATGAATACGGTGGCGCGGGCCCATGACGAGAACACCCTGGCCTTTACCGCCGTCAGTCCTGTCACACTGTCGCCGCATGTGATGAAGACGCTGTACGACCCCTTGAAGGACCTGGCGCCCGTGGCGTCCGTAATGTATTCGCCGGTCTATCTGGTGGGCGGCCCGAAGTTCACCGGCAAGACCTTCCAGGACATGCTGGCCCAGGCCAAGGCCGATCCTGGCGGCCTGTCGCTGGCGACGGCCGGCGTGGGCTCGCTGGGCCACTTGATGCTGGAGCAGATCAACGGCCAGGCGGACGTGCGCATCACGCACGTGCCATATAAGGGCATGGCGCAGATGGTGCCCGACGCCCTGGGCGGCCAGTTCACGCTGATGCTGGTCAATGCCTCCGGCCCGGTCAATACGCTGATCGACGAAGGCAAGCTCACACTGCTGGCGGTGGGCTCGCCCGCCCGGCTGCTGGGACGGCCCGGCACGCCGACGCTGGCCGAACTGGGCTATCCCATGGCCAATATGACGTCCACCTTCGGTTTTTTCGCTCCGGCCAGCACCAGTCCGGAATTCCGTCAGCGCATGAACGGCCTCATCAACCGGATCGCCGCCATGCCGGACATCAGCAAGCCGCTGACGGATGCGCTGAACATCATGTCGCCCGGCACGGTGGAGCAGTTCACGGCCCTGGTGCAGAAGGAATATGCCGCCAACGGCCAGATCGTGAAGCAGGCCAATATCCGCAGCGAATAG
- a CDS encoding GNAT family N-acetyltransferase → MPEAPLFPALATDRLILQPLEIGDAEAIQRLFPQWEVVRYLVDQVPWPYPPDGARQYLEQVAIPAMRRGKEWHWSIRTRQAPGSLIGIVSLMDDDPWNNRGFWLDPAHHGRGYMTEASEAATAYWFEVLGKPLLRAPKAAVNAASRRISERGGMRLVGTEERGYVSGRLPTEIWEITREEWLARKRRQG, encoded by the coding sequence ATGCCTGAAGCTCCGTTGTTCCCGGCTCTTGCCACCGACCGCCTGATCCTGCAGCCCTTGGAAATCGGCGATGCCGAGGCCATCCAGCGCCTGTTTCCGCAGTGGGAAGTGGTGCGCTACCTGGTCGATCAGGTGCCCTGGCCCTACCCGCCCGACGGCGCGCGCCAATATCTGGAGCAAGTGGCGATCCCTGCGATGCGGCGGGGCAAGGAGTGGCACTGGTCCATCCGCACCCGCCAGGCGCCCGGCAGCCTGATCGGCATCGTCAGCCTGATGGACGACGATCCCTGGAACAACCGCGGTTTCTGGCTGGACCCCGCCCATCACGGCCGCGGCTACATGACCGAGGCCAGCGAGGCCGCCACCGCCTACTGGTTCGAGGTGCTGGGCAAGCCGCTGCTGCGCGCGCCCAAGGCCGCCGTCAACGCGGCTTCGCGCCGCATCTCGGAGCGCGGCGGCATGCGCCTGGTCGGCACCGAGGAACGCGGCTACGTCAGCGGACGCCTGCCCACGGAAATCTGGGAGATCACCCGCGAGGAGTGGCTCGCCCGGAAGCGCCGCCAGGGCTGA